In a single window of the Anaerotruncus rubiinfantis genome:
- the secY gene encoding preprotein translocase subunit SecY → MFATLKNAWHIAELRQKICFTLMIIVLFRLGAGVPVPFLDPAALQNMVSGAGNLLGYLDILSGGAFANATIFALSITPYITSSIVIQLLTVAIPALERMAKEGEDGRKKIQKITRYTTIGLALLQAFAYYTMLKNQQGAVKYTTGWEGIFVAFVIVATFTAGAMLIVYLGERIDERGIGNGISLILFAGIVSRGPAAVRSFWGYLKLNEFAFTAIVLELVMIAVFILLIAAIIVMTNAERRIPVQYAKKVVGRKMYGGQSTFIPIKVNMSGVMPIIFASSLLAIPGTIGAFVHPAADSFWGKFLSAFHYNTLLYAALYFVLIIAFNYFYVAIQYNPIEMSNNLRNNSGTIPGIRPGRPTSDFIARIISKITLIGGIVLALVAVLPIIIGSFTELNVSLGGTSIIIVVGVALDTFRQLESQMMMRHYKGFLE, encoded by the coding sequence ATGTTTGCGACGTTAAAAAACGCATGGCATATCGCCGAACTGAGGCAGAAGATCTGTTTTACCCTGATGATCATCGTCCTCTTCCGTCTGGGCGCGGGCGTTCCGGTTCCGTTTTTGGACCCGGCGGCCTTGCAGAATATGGTCTCCGGCGCGGGAAACCTGCTCGGTTACCTTGATATTCTTTCGGGCGGTGCGTTTGCCAACGCAACCATCTTTGCGTTGTCCATCACGCCGTATATCACCTCTTCCATCGTCATCCAGCTGCTGACAGTTGCGATTCCGGCACTTGAACGGATGGCAAAAGAGGGTGAGGACGGACGCAAAAAGATCCAGAAGATCACCCGTTACACCACCATCGGCCTTGCGTTGCTGCAGGCGTTCGCTTACTACACCATGCTGAAGAACCAGCAGGGCGCTGTGAAATACACCACCGGTTGGGAAGGCATCTTTGTGGCCTTTGTCATCGTGGCGACCTTCACCGCCGGCGCAATGCTCATCGTTTACCTCGGTGAGCGCATCGATGAGCGCGGCATCGGCAACGGCATCTCGCTCATCCTGTTCGCGGGCATCGTTTCCCGCGGACCGGCTGCGGTGCGCAGCTTCTGGGGCTATCTGAAGCTCAACGAATTTGCTTTCACGGCAATTGTCCTGGAGCTGGTTATGATCGCGGTGTTTATCCTTTTGATCGCGGCGATCATCGTCATGACCAACGCGGAGCGCCGCATCCCCGTCCAGTACGCCAAAAAGGTGGTTGGACGTAAGATGTATGGCGGCCAGTCGACCTTCATCCCGATCAAGGTCAACATGTCGGGCGTCATGCCGATCATCTTCGCATCCTCCCTGCTTGCAATCCCCGGTACCATCGGCGCATTCGTGCATCCGGCCGCGGACAGCTTCTGGGGGAAATTCCTTTCGGCATTCCATTACAATACGCTGCTGTATGCGGCGCTGTACTTTGTGCTGATCATCGCATTCAACTACTTCTATGTGGCGATCCAGTATAATCCGATTGAAATGAGCAACAACCTCAGGAACAACTCCGGCACCATTCCGGGCATCCGTCCGGGCCGCCCAACCTCCGACTTCATCGCGCGGATCATCTCGAAGATCACGCTGATCGGCGGTATCGTTCTTGCCCTGGTTGCAGTGCTCCCGATCATTATCGGGTCCTTCACCGAGCTGAATGTTTCGCTCGGCGGTACTTCGATCATCATCGTCGTCGGCGTCGCGCTGGATACCTTCCGTCAGCTGGAATCCCAGATGATGATGCGTCACTACAAGGGCTTCTTAGAGTAA
- the rplO gene encoding 50S ribosomal protein L15, whose protein sequence is MKLHELSPAPGASRDAYRKGRGAGSGNGKTAGKGHKGQKARSGGGVRPGFEGGQMPLQRRVPKRGFINIFATKYATVNVSDLEKFEDGAVVDAQALVDAGLLKKTLDGVKVLGRGELTKKLTVNCAAFSASAKEKIEKAGGKAEVK, encoded by the coding sequence ATGAAATTGCATGAACTTTCTCCGGCCCCGGGCGCCAGCCGCGACGCTTATCGCAAAGGCAGAGGCGCCGGTTCCGGTAACGGAAAGACTGCAGGCAAAGGCCATAAAGGTCAGAAGGCCCGTTCGGGCGGCGGCGTACGCCCCGGTTTTGAAGGAGGCCAGATGCCTCTCCAGAGACGTGTCCCGAAAAGAGGCTTCATCAATATTTTCGCGACCAAGTATGCGACGGTCAACGTTTCCGACCTTGAGAAATTCGAGGACGGCGCCGTTGTCGACGCGCAGGCGCTGGTGGATGCCGGTCTGCTGAAAAAGACCCTTGACGGCGTCAAGGTTCTCGGCAGAGGCGAGCTCACCAAAAAACTCACCGTCAATTGCGCGGCATTCTCAGCATCCGCCAAAGAGAAGATCGAGAAGGCAGGCGGAAAGGCTGAGGTGAAATAA
- the rpmD gene encoding 50S ribosomal protein L30, which translates to MAQLKIKLVKSLVGRKDDQIATAESLGLRRIGNETIQPDNEATKGKIAKISHLVEVTES; encoded by the coding sequence ATGGCACAGCTTAAAATCAAGCTCGTAAAAAGCCTTGTCGGCAGAAAAGACGATCAGATTGCCACCGCCGAGTCCCTTGGACTGCGCAGGATCGGCAACGAGACCATTCAGCCTGACAACGAGGCCACCAAAGGCAAAATCGCAAAAATTTCCCACCTCGTTGAGGTTACCGAAAGCTAA
- the rpsE gene encoding 30S ribosomal protein S5, which yields MALIDATNLDLKERVVAINRVSKTVKGGRIFKFAALVVVGDGNGTVGFGLGKAGEVPDAIRKGIEDAKKNLHKISLKGTTIPHEVIGVYGAGRVLMKPAPQGTGVIAGGPVRAVMETAGIKDIRTKSLRSNNPCNVVSATIQGLISLRDAEQVAATRGKGVKDIIG from the coding sequence TTGGCTCTTATCGATGCAACGAACCTCGATCTGAAAGAGAGAGTAGTAGCAATCAACCGCGTTTCCAAAACAGTGAAAGGCGGACGCATTTTTAAGTTCGCGGCGCTCGTGGTTGTCGGCGACGGCAACGGCACGGTCGGCTTCGGGCTTGGTAAAGCGGGCGAGGTACCCGACGCAATCCGCAAGGGTATTGAGGACGCAAAGAAGAATCTTCACAAGATCTCGCTGAAGGGAACCACCATTCCCCATGAGGTCATCGGCGTATATGGGGCCGGCCGTGTTCTGATGAAACCGGCTCCGCAGGGAACCGGCGTTATCGCGGGCGGCCCGGTGCGTGCGGTCATGGAGACTGCCGGCATCAAGGACATCCGTACCAAATCCCTGCGCTCCAACAATCCCTGCAACGTGGTCAGCGCCACCATCCAGGGGCTCATTTCCCTTCGTGACGCCGAGCAGGTCGCTGCGACGCGCGGCAAAGGCGTGAAGGATATTATAGGTTAA
- the rplR gene encoding 50S ribosomal protein L18, which produces MITKPDKNEARLKRHVRVRAKISGTPECPRLCIFRSAKHIYAQIIDDVNGVTLCAASSMDKDFEGFGGNKEAAKKVGEIIAKKAADKGIAEVKFDRGGYIYHGRVKELAQAAREGGLKF; this is translated from the coding sequence ATGATTACGAAACCTGACAAGAACGAAGCCAGACTGAAACGGCATGTCAGAGTCAGGGCCAAGATCAGCGGCACCCCCGAGTGCCCGCGTCTTTGCATCTTCCGCTCCGCGAAACACATCTATGCCCAGATTATTGACGATGTGAACGGCGTAACGCTGTGTGCAGCGTCTTCCATGGACAAAGATTTCGAAGGTTTTGGCGGGAACAAGGAAGCGGCCAAGAAGGTTGGCGAAATCATCGCCAAGAAAGCTGCTGACAAAGGCATTGCCGAGGTCAAATTTGACCGCGGCGGATATATCTATCACGGGCGTGTCAAGGAATTGGCACAAGCGGCCCGTGAAGGCGGCCTCAAATTCTAA
- the rplF gene encoding 50S ribosomal protein L6: MSRIGRKPIAVPAGVDVKIDGHTVTVKGPKGTLTQTFRPEIGIAMEGNEIVVTRPSDEKTEKSLHGLTRTLIANMVHGVTEEFKKELEINGVGYRAAKQGKQLVMTLGYSHQVFMEDNADITIDVPAPNKIVIHGPDKQKVGQFAAEVREKRPPEPYKGKGIKYVDEVIIRKEGKAGKGKK, encoded by the coding sequence ATGAGCAGAATTGGTAGAAAGCCCATCGCTGTGCCGGCGGGCGTCGACGTCAAAATCGACGGCCATACTGTCACGGTCAAGGGCCCGAAAGGCACCCTCACCCAGACGTTTCGTCCGGAGATCGGCATTGCCATGGAAGGCAACGAGATCGTCGTGACCCGCCCGAGCGATGAAAAAACCGAAAAGAGCCTGCATGGACTCACCCGTACGCTGATCGCCAACATGGTGCACGGCGTCACCGAGGAGTTCAAAAAGGAGCTTGAAATCAACGGCGTCGGATACCGCGCCGCAAAGCAGGGAAAACAGCTCGTCATGACACTCGGCTATTCCCATCAGGTCTTCATGGAGGACAATGCCGATATCACCATCGACGTGCCTGCGCCGAACAAAATTGTGATCCACGGCCCAGATAAGCAGAAGGTTGGCCAGTTCGCCGCCGAAGTGCGCGAGAAACGCCCGCCGGAGCCGTATAAGGGCAAGGGCATCAAGTATGTTGACGAAGTTATCATCCGCAAGGAAGGTAAAGCAGGCAAGGGCAAGAAGTAA
- the rpsH gene encoding 30S ribosomal protein S8, translating to MHITDTIADMLTRIRNANNAKHDTVDIPASNMKKAIAQILLDEGYIKAFTVVADDKQGVIKVTLKYGQGKTPVIQGLRRVSKPGLRIYTSCEDMPRVMKGLGTAILSTNKGVMTDKQARKENVGGEVLAFIW from the coding sequence ATGCATATCACCGATACCATCGCTGACATGCTGACACGTATCAGAAATGCAAACAATGCAAAACATGATACTGTTGATATTCCTGCTTCCAACATGAAGAAAGCAATCGCTCAGATTTTGTTGGATGAAGGATATATAAAAGCTTTCACCGTCGTCGCGGACGACAAACAGGGCGTCATCAAGGTCACCCTGAAATACGGGCAGGGCAAGACCCCGGTCATCCAGGGACTTCGCAGGGTTTCGAAACCCGGCCTGCGCATTTACACCAGTTGTGAGGATATGCCCCGCGTGATGAAAGGCCTTGGCACCGCCATCCTTTCCACCAACAAGGGCGTTATGACCGACAAACAGGCTCGCAAAGAGAATGTCGGCGGCGAAGTCCTCGCATTCATTTGGTAA
- a CDS encoding type Z 30S ribosomal protein S14 yields the protein MAKTSMKVKQSRPAKFSTRAYTRCKICGRPHAYLRKFGICRICFRELAYKGQIPGVRKASW from the coding sequence GTGGCGAAAACATCTATGAAAGTAAAGCAGTCTCGTCCCGCAAAGTTCTCCACGAGAGCTTACACGCGGTGCAAGATCTGCGGCCGGCCGCATGCTTATCTTCGCAAATTCGGTATCTGCCGTATTTGCTTCAGAGAACTGGCATATAAAGGACAGATTCCCGGAGTGCGGAAAGCAAGCTGGTAA
- the rplE gene encoding 50S ribosomal protein L5 has protein sequence MARMKDQYRSEMAPALMKKFGYSSVMQIPKLDKVVINVGCGEARDNPKIIDAIVGDLMKITGQKPIICKARKSVANFKLREGMNIGAKVTLRGDRMYEFVDRLFNVALPRVRDFRGINPNGFDGRGNYNMGLREQLIFPEIEYDKIDKVRGMDICFVTTAKTDEESRELLTLMGAPFAK, from the coding sequence ATGGCAAGAATGAAAGACCAGTACAGAAGCGAAATGGCTCCTGCGCTGATGAAAAAATTCGGATACAGCTCTGTCATGCAGATCCCCAAGCTTGATAAGGTTGTCATCAACGTTGGCTGCGGCGAAGCGCGCGACAATCCGAAGATTATCGACGCGATCGTCGGGGACCTTATGAAGATCACCGGCCAGAAACCGATCATCTGCAAGGCCCGCAAATCCGTGGCGAACTTCAAGCTTCGTGAAGGCATGAACATCGGCGCGAAGGTGACGCTGCGCGGCGACAGAATGTACGAATTCGTAGACCGGCTCTTCAATGTCGCGCTCCCGCGTGTCCGCGACTTCCGCGGCATCAACCCGAACGGCTTCGACGGCCGCGGCAACTACAACATGGGCCTGCGCGAGCAGCTGATCTTCCCGGAGATCGAATACGATAAAATCGACAAGGTCAGAGGCATGGACATCTGCTTTGTCACCACTGCAAAAACCGACGAAGAGTCCCGCGAGCTTTTGACGCTCATGGGCGCTCCATTTGCGAAGTAA
- the rplX gene encoding 50S ribosomal protein L24, with the protein MNKLHVKTGDTVIVLSGKDKGKKGKVLEVSPKEQKVIVEGVNMMTKHVKPRKMGDAGGIVKAEGAMYASKVMLVCPKCGKPTRLAHKILNDGSKERLCKNPKCGETF; encoded by the coding sequence GTGAATAAACTTCACGTCAAAACGGGCGATACAGTCATCGTTCTGTCCGGCAAGGACAAGGGCAAAAAGGGCAAGGTTCTTGAGGTTTCCCCGAAGGAGCAGAAAGTGATCGTGGAAGGTGTCAACATGATGACCAAACACGTCAAACCCCGTAAAATGGGTGACGCGGGCGGCATTGTGAAGGCCGAAGGCGCCATGTACGCCTCCAAGGTAATGCTCGTCTGCCCCAAATGCGGCAAACCCACCAGACTTGCCCACAAGATCCTGAACGACGGCTCGAAAGAACGTCTTTGCAAAAATCCCAAGTGCGGTGAAACTTTTTAA
- the rplN gene encoding 50S ribosomal protein L14, which yields MIQMQTYLKVADNTGAKELMCIRVLGGSRRRYANIGDVIVASVKKAAPGGQVKKGDVVKAVVVRSAKGIAREDGTYIRFDENAAVIIKEDKNPRGTRIFGPVARELREKDYLKILSLAPEVL from the coding sequence GTGATTCAGATGCAGACCTATCTGAAGGTTGCCGACAACACCGGTGCGAAGGAACTCATGTGCATCCGTGTGCTTGGCGGCTCCCGCAGAAGATATGCGAACATCGGCGACGTGATCGTGGCTTCTGTCAAGAAAGCTGCGCCCGGCGGCCAGGTGAAAAAGGGCGACGTAGTAAAAGCAGTTGTCGTTCGTTCCGCAAAAGGTATAGCCCGTGAAGACGGAACCTATATCCGCTTTGATGAGAACGCGGCGGTCATCATAAAGGAAGACAAAAACCCGAGAGGTACGCGTATCTTTGGACCAGTGGCCAGGGAACTGCGCGAGAAAGATTACCTCAAGATATTAAGCCTCGCTCCTGAGGTGCTGTAA
- the rpsQ gene encoding 30S ribosomal protein S17, which yields MSERNLRKTRVGTVVSDKMDKTVVVAIQDNVKHPLYKKIIKRTVKFKAHDENNACGIGDKVEIMETRPLSKDKRWRVTEIITKAK from the coding sequence ATGAGCGAAAGAAATCTCAGAAAAACCCGCGTTGGAACGGTTGTGAGCGACAAGATGGACAAAACTGTTGTCGTCGCCATTCAGGACAACGTCAAACACCCCCTTTACAAAAAGATCATCAAGCGCACGGTAAAGTTCAAGGCGCATGACGAGAACAACGCGTGCGGCATCGGAGATAAAGTTGAGATCATGGAAACCCGCCCCCTGTCCAAAGACAAACGGTGGAGAGTTACCGAGATCATCACGAAGGCGAAATAA
- the rpmC gene encoding 50S ribosomal protein L29, which translates to MKATELRNMSAKELGEKLQDLKAELFNLRFQHAINQLDNPLRLKDVKRDIARVKTLIRENELKSAQ; encoded by the coding sequence ATGAAGGCCACTGAGCTTAGGAATATGTCCGCCAAGGAACTGGGCGAAAAGCTTCAGGACCTCAAGGCAGAACTTTTCAACCTTCGCTTCCAGCATGCGATCAACCAGCTCGACAACCCCCTCAGGCTCAAGGACGTCAAACGCGACATCGCGCGCGTCAAGACCCTGATCCGGGAAAACGAGCTCAAGAGCGCGCAGTAA
- the rplP gene encoding 50S ribosomal protein L16, whose translation MLLPKRVKYRRVHRGRLTGKAYRGNKVTYGDFGLQATEPAWITSNQIEAARIAMTRYIKRGGQVWIKIFPDKPITEKPAETRMGSGKGSPEYWVAVVKPGRVMFEIGGVSEELAREAMRLAAHKLPIKCKFVAKETEEKGSEE comes from the coding sequence ATGCTTCTGCCTAAGAGAGTGAAATACCGCAGAGTACACAGAGGCCGTCTGACCGGCAAAGCGTACCGCGGAAACAAAGTCACTTACGGTGATTTTGGCCTGCAGGCAACCGAGCCGGCGTGGATCACCTCGAATCAGATCGAGGCGGCCCGTATCGCCATGACCCGTTACATCAAACGTGGCGGTCAGGTTTGGATCAAGATTTTCCCGGATAAGCCGATCACTGAAAAGCCGGCTGAGACCCGAATGGGTTCCGGTAAAGGTTCCCCGGAATACTGGGTGGCCGTTGTGAAACCGGGCCGCGTGATGTTTGAAATCGGCGGCGTGTCCGAGGAACTCGCCCGCGAGGCGATGCGTCTCGCAGCGCACAAACTGCCGATCAAGTGCAAGTTTGTAGCAAAAGAAACTGAAGAAAAGGGGAGTGAAGAGTGA
- the rpsC gene encoding 30S ribosomal protein S3, with amino-acid sequence MGQKVNPHGLRVGVIKDWDSRWFAKDSAFGDILVEDYKLRKFLKKTLYDAGIPRIEIERDATKVRIHVHCSRPGIVIGKGGSEIERIRKLCDEMINKGKADADRRQVFINVVEVKSADKNAQLVAESIAAQLEGRVSFRRAMKQAIGRAMKFGAKGIKVEVSGRLGGAEIARTEHYHEGTIPLQTIRADIDYGFAEANTTYGRIGVKVWIYAGEVLGDARAPRREGGSK; translated from the coding sequence ATGGGCCAAAAAGTGAATCCGCACGGCCTTCGTGTCGGAGTAATTAAGGATTGGGATTCCCGCTGGTTTGCTAAGGACTCTGCTTTCGGCGATATCCTGGTTGAGGATTATAAGCTGCGCAAGTTCTTAAAGAAAACCCTGTATGACGCAGGTATCCCCAGAATCGAAATTGAACGTGACGCCACCAAGGTGCGCATCCACGTGCACTGCTCCCGCCCGGGTATCGTGATCGGTAAGGGCGGATCGGAGATCGAAAGAATCCGCAAGCTGTGCGATGAAATGATCAACAAAGGCAAGGCCGACGCCGACCGCCGCCAGGTGTTCATCAACGTCGTCGAGGTGAAATCCGCCGACAAGAACGCCCAGCTCGTCGCTGAAAGCATCGCCGCGCAGCTCGAGGGACGCGTTTCTTTCCGCCGCGCGATGAAACAGGCCATCGGCCGCGCCATGAAGTTTGGCGCCAAGGGCATCAAGGTTGAGGTTTCCGGCCGTCTGGGCGGCGCCGAGATCGCGAGAACCGAACATTACCATGAGGGCACCATCCCGCTGCAGACCATCCGCGCCGATATCGACTACGGCTTCGCGGAGGCGAACACCACCTACGGCAGAATCGGCGTCAAGGTTTGGATTTATGCCGGGGAGGTACTCGGGGATGCCAGAGCTCCTCGCAGGGAAGGAGGCAGCAAATAA
- the rplV gene encoding 50S ribosomal protein L22: MEAKASLRHARIAPRKVQIVLDLIRNKPADQAMAILRHTPKAACEPLEKLLKSAVANAENNFNMDKNNLYVSECYVVPGPTMKRIRPRAQGRAFRVLKRTSHVFITVAERE, translated from the coding sequence ATGGAAGCAAAGGCTTCGTTGAGACATGCCCGAATCGCGCCCCGTAAGGTGCAGATCGTGCTTGATCTTATCAGAAATAAGCCTGCTGATCAGGCTATGGCAATTCTCCGGCACACTCCCAAGGCCGCTTGCGAGCCCCTTGAGAAGCTGCTGAAGTCGGCTGTGGCGAACGCGGAAAACAACTTCAACATGGATAAGAATAATCTCTATGTTTCGGAGTGCTACGTCGTCCCCGGCCCGACCATGAAACGGATTCGTCCCCGCGCCCAGGGCAGAGCGTTCCGGGTGCTGAAAAGAACTTCACACGTATTTATCACCGTCGCAGAACGGGAATAA
- the rpsS gene encoding 30S ribosomal protein S19 — protein MGRSVKKGPYVQPVLLARVQKMNESGEKKQVLKTWSRASTIFPDFVGHTFAVHDGRKHVPVYVTEDMVGHKLGEFAPTRTYRGHAGARKTK, from the coding sequence ATGGGTAGAAGCGTGAAAAAGGGACCTTATGTACAGCCCGTTCTGCTGGCTAGGGTTCAGAAGATGAACGAGAGCGGCGAGAAGAAACAGGTTCTCAAGACCTGGAGCCGCGCATCGACGATATTCCCCGATTTTGTCGGGCACACCTTTGCGGTGCATGACGGCCGCAAACATGTGCCGGTATATGTGACCGAAGATATGGTTGGACATAAGCTCGGCGAGTTTGCGCCCACCAGAACTTATCGTGGCCATGCCGGCGCGAGAAAAACCAAGTAA
- the rplB gene encoding 50S ribosomal protein L2, translating into MAIKSYKPTTPSRRQMTVTDYSGLSKVAPEKSLLEPLKKHSGRNSNGRITVRHRGGGNRRKYRVVDFKRDKADMKATVLTLEYDPNRTAHIALIQYEDGEKRYIIAPNGLKVGDTVVSGASADIKPGNALPMMNIPTGTFIHNIELYPGKGAQLARSAGVMAQLMAKENGMALVRLPSGELRNIPEICIATIGQVGNIDAENVNYGKAGRRRHMGWRPTVRGSVMNPCDHPHGGGEGKSPVGRPGPVTPWGKPALGYKTRAKHNRSDKFIVKRRNAK; encoded by the coding sequence ATGGCTATTAAATCCTATAAGCCGACAACCCCGTCGCGCCGGCAGATGACTGTCACCGACTACAGCGGGCTGTCAAAGGTTGCTCCCGAGAAAAGCCTTCTGGAACCCCTGAAGAAGCATTCCGGACGCAACTCGAACGGCCGCATCACGGTCCGTCACCGCGGTGGCGGCAACCGCCGGAAATACCGCGTCGTCGATTTCAAACGCGACAAGGCGGATATGAAAGCAACCGTTCTGACCCTTGAATACGACCCGAACCGTACCGCGCACATCGCGCTCATCCAGTATGAGGACGGCGAGAAGCGCTACATCATCGCTCCGAACGGCCTGAAGGTCGGCGACACCGTCGTTTCCGGCGCGTCCGCGGATATCAAGCCCGGCAACGCACTGCCGATGATGAACATCCCGACCGGTACCTTCATCCACAACATCGAGCTTTACCCCGGAAAAGGCGCGCAGCTGGCGCGTTCGGCCGGCGTCATGGCGCAGCTGATGGCGAAGGAAAACGGCATGGCGCTTGTCCGGCTTCCGTCCGGAGAACTCCGGAACATCCCGGAAATCTGCATCGCCACCATCGGCCAGGTCGGCAACATTGACGCGGAAAACGTCAACTACGGCAAGGCCGGCCGCCGCCGCCACATGGGCTGGCGTCCTACCGTCCGCGGTTCGGTCATGAACCCCTGCGACCATCCGCACGGCGGTGGTGAGGGCAAGAGCCCTGTCGGACGTCCCGGACCTGTCACCCCTTGGGGCAAACCGGCGCTCGGGTACAAGACCCGCGCGAAACACAACCGCTCCGACAAGTTTATTGTCAAGCGTCGCAACGCGAAGTAA
- the rplW gene encoding 50S ribosomal protein L23, giving the protein MKAPQDIILRPVITEASMANVQLKKYTFKVAKDANKIEIAKAVEGLFPGTKVAKVNTLNCRGRMKRMGRNFGYTPSYKKAIVTLTEGSKTIEFFDTML; this is encoded by the coding sequence ATGAAAGCTCCGCAGGACATCATTCTTCGTCCGGTTATCACCGAAGCTTCCATGGCGAACGTGCAGCTGAAGAAGTACACCTTCAAGGTTGCAAAGGACGCCAACAAGATTGAGATCGCAAAAGCGGTTGAGGGCCTTTTCCCCGGCACCAAAGTGGCGAAGGTCAACACCCTGAACTGCCGCGGCCGCATGAAGAGAATGGGCCGCAACTTCGGTTACACGCCGTCTTACAAAAAGGCGATCGTCACCCTGACCGAAGGGTCGAAGACCATTGAGTTCTTCGACACCATGCTGTAA
- the rplD gene encoding 50S ribosomal protein L4: protein MPKVNVYDMAGKVVSEMELSEAVFGVTPNPAVVHQVVVNYLANQRQGTQSTLTRTEVSGGGKKPWRQKGTGHARQGSIRAPQWRKGGIALGPKPRDYSYSLNKKVRRLAIKSVFSDKVLTGDMIVVDSIAVDGFKTKAMVGMLKALGAEKKALILMPEVNEQVIKSAANIPGVKTALVNTINVYDIVNCDKFIVAKDAVAKLEEVYA from the coding sequence ATGCCAAAGGTTAATGTATACGATATGGCCGGCAAAGTTGTTTCGGAGATGGAACTTTCCGAAGCCGTGTTCGGTGTGACACCCAACCCTGCGGTCGTTCACCAGGTTGTCGTCAACTACCTTGCAAATCAGCGTCAGGGCACCCAGTCCACGCTGACCCGCACCGAAGTATCCGGCGGCGGCAAAAAGCCGTGGAGACAGAAGGGCACCGGCCATGCGCGCCAGGGTTCCATCCGGGCTCCGCAGTGGAGAAAGGGCGGCATCGCGCTTGGCCCGAAGCCCCGCGATTACAGCTACTCGCTGAACAAGAAAGTCCGCCGTCTGGCAATCAAGTCGGTCTTCTCCGACAAGGTCCTGACCGGCGACATGATTGTCGTTGACTCGATCGCTGTCGACGGGTTTAAGACCAAAGCGATGGTTGGCATGCTCAAAGCGCTCGGCGCCGAGAAAAAAGCGCTGATCCTGATGCCCGAAGTGAACGAGCAGGTCATCAAGAGCGCCGCGAACATCCCCGGCGTAAAGACCGCTCTGGTCAACACCATCAACGTCTACGACATCGTGAACTGCGACAAGTTCATCGTTGCCAAAGACGCCGTAGCCAAACTTGAGGAGGTGTACGCGTAA
- the rplC gene encoding 50S ribosomal protein L3, translated as MQKCIVGKKIGMTQLFDENGKMIPVTVVEAGPCVVVQKKTTENDGYEAVQIGFGDISDKACNKPMKGHFAKADVANKKTLREFRLADCAALNVGDIIKADAFAAGDAVDVVGTSKGKGYAGTIKRYNFGRLKETHGSGPVARHQGSLGACSDPSRVMKGKKLPGHMGAERVTVQNLEVVKVDAENNLIAIKGAIPGAKGGVVCITDSVKA; from the coding sequence ATGCAAAAGTGCATCGTAGGCAAAAAGATCGGTATGACCCAGCTTTTTGACGAAAACGGCAAGATGATCCCCGTCACCGTCGTTGAAGCGGGCCCGTGCGTTGTCGTTCAGAAGAAGACAACCGAAAACGACGGCTATGAAGCCGTGCAGATCGGTTTCGGCGACATCTCGGACAAGGCCTGCAACAAACCGATGAAGGGCCACTTCGCAAAAGCTGACGTCGCAAACAAGAAAACGCTGAGGGAATTCCGGCTGGCCGACTGCGCCGCTCTGAACGTGGGCGACATCATCAAGGCCGACGCTTTCGCGGCGGGAGACGCTGTGGACGTTGTTGGAACCAGCAAAGGTAAAGGTTACGCCGGCACCATCAAGCGTTACAACTTCGGCCGTCTCAAAGAGACCCATGGTTCCGGCCCGGTTGCCAGACACCAGGGTTCCCTGGGCGCCTGCTCCGACCCGTCGAGAGTCATGAAGGGCAAGAAGCTGCCTGGACACATGGGCGCCGAGCGCGTCACCGTCCAGAATCTCGAGGTCGTCAAGGTTGACGCCGAAAATAATCTGATTGCTATCAAGGGAGCGATCCCCGGCGCCAAGGGCGGCGTGGTCTGCATCACCGATAGCGTCAAGGCGTAA